One stretch of Rathayibacter festucae DSM 15932 DNA includes these proteins:
- a CDS encoding antitoxin VbhA family protein, which yields MVTRRTERQTGSLEEERARRRASIDRAIHSSTSAGLRTSEAFRADAEEYVSGTIDEDELVRRTRARYGLA from the coding sequence ATGGTGACGAGACGGACCGAGAGGCAGACCGGGAGCCTCGAGGAGGAGCGAGCTCGACGCCGTGCCTCCATCGATCGCGCGATCCACAGCTCCACATCGGCGGGACTCCGCACGAGCGAGGCGTTCCGCGCAGATGCGGAGGAGTACGTCTCCGGGACGATCGACGAGGACGAGCTGGTCCGGCGGACCCGCGCGCGCTACGGCCTCGCCTGA
- a CDS encoding glycosyl hydrolase family 95 catalytic domain-containing protein, whose protein sequence is MRRRTGRGNLKFQATYQALPRARKEPIISSIDSASSRTDLLVTATAAPTWEEGLIVGSGRVGAVVHGPADALTVSLAHERYFLPVNARPAAPDLAGVREELRSALLAGDAEAASEALTRGARSSGYDGGLIWTDPLGICATVSIRTAGGVASSRRLIDPLLGEVAVEWTDLDGGRHAVRLIAPHGGESVRLSVESDRDGESVVELGLGAGDATSFDTGVPDASAVVEASVEGGAVGRLVALAGTGSAETGGERVRAVVTAASGAPWQVEGDVTRSVAPVAACAARLLRLDLSLSGEEPVADGLSWTDLRAAQRDGHGRLVGASALDLGGASSAVLTEDLWDEARAGDEGARRRVVELAYLSGRANIVASTGELPPTLQGVWQGTWRPAWSADYTLNGNVQNGAMAGMIPTGTPELALSILELVLPHLDDYRENARLVYGAEGMLLPSRMSTHGRADHFAASYPHLFWTGCGGWVLRLAADAVGATGDRGIVDDRLWELAEGVLRFAETGTTVVDGVRRIVPSYSPENTPGGARSPLAVDATIDVAVLRDAARATALLGRARGDDSLDERWARVVAELPEYRVAEDGTLAEWIDPRFSEEIAHRHASQLYPLWYGGDAAFEGDGPAAVRLRAAAAATVAAKIAWRAEAPTAPPGRMEMAFGLVQVGTAAAALGDAESALTCAEWLAVEHWSPTLTTRHDAGRIFNLDASGGLPGLVAAMLLGSDDGSLTVLPALPSVWARGAVTGLRARGGLVVDRLEWEPGRASLWVRRVPGVEWLAPAGGTRLRTLRGAVLRVDGREVSGGLPIGAQAVRVDVEWRG, encoded by the coding sequence GTGCGCCGTCGCACCGGGAGAGGTAATTTGAAGTTCCAGGCAACATATCAGGCGCTCCCTCGAGCCCGAAAGGAACCGATCATCTCCTCGATCGACAGCGCATCGTCGCGCACCGACCTCCTCGTCACCGCCACCGCCGCTCCCACCTGGGAGGAGGGGCTGATCGTCGGCAGCGGCCGCGTCGGCGCCGTCGTCCACGGGCCGGCCGACGCGCTCACCGTGTCCCTGGCGCACGAGCGCTACTTCCTGCCCGTCAACGCGCGACCCGCCGCACCCGATCTCGCCGGGGTGCGCGAGGAGCTGCGCAGCGCCCTGCTGGCCGGCGACGCCGAGGCGGCGAGCGAGGCGCTGACCCGCGGCGCGCGCTCCAGCGGCTACGACGGCGGACTGATCTGGACCGATCCGCTCGGGATCTGCGCGACCGTCTCGATCCGCACGGCCGGCGGCGTCGCGTCGAGCCGCCGCCTGATCGACCCGCTGCTGGGCGAGGTCGCGGTCGAGTGGACCGACCTCGACGGCGGGCGGCACGCGGTGCGGCTGATCGCCCCACACGGCGGCGAGAGCGTCCGGCTGTCCGTGGAGTCCGACCGCGACGGCGAGAGCGTCGTCGAGCTCGGGCTGGGCGCGGGCGATGCGACCTCGTTCGACACCGGGGTCCCGGACGCGTCGGCGGTCGTCGAGGCGAGCGTCGAGGGCGGAGCGGTCGGGCGGCTCGTGGCCCTGGCCGGCACCGGCAGCGCGGAGACCGGGGGCGAGCGCGTCCGCGCGGTCGTCACCGCCGCCAGCGGGGCGCCGTGGCAGGTGGAGGGAGACGTCACGCGCTCCGTCGCGCCCGTCGCGGCCTGCGCGGCCCGGCTCCTCCGCCTCGACCTCTCGCTGTCCGGCGAGGAGCCGGTGGCGGACGGCCTATCGTGGACCGACCTGCGCGCGGCGCAGCGCGACGGCCACGGCCGCCTCGTCGGCGCCTCCGCGCTCGACCTAGGGGGCGCCTCCTCCGCCGTGCTCACCGAGGACCTCTGGGACGAGGCCCGCGCCGGCGACGAGGGCGCGCGCCGCCGCGTCGTCGAGCTCGCGTACCTGAGCGGCCGGGCGAACATCGTCGCCTCGACCGGTGAGCTGCCGCCGACGCTGCAGGGCGTCTGGCAGGGCACCTGGCGGCCGGCCTGGTCGGCCGACTACACGCTCAACGGCAACGTGCAGAACGGGGCGATGGCGGGGATGATCCCGACCGGCACGCCCGAGCTGGCGCTGTCGATCCTGGAGCTGGTGCTGCCGCACCTCGACGACTACCGCGAGAACGCGCGCCTGGTCTACGGGGCGGAGGGGATGCTGCTGCCGTCGCGGATGTCGACGCACGGCCGCGCGGACCACTTCGCGGCGAGCTACCCGCACCTGTTCTGGACCGGCTGCGGCGGCTGGGTGCTGCGCCTCGCCGCCGACGCCGTCGGCGCGACGGGCGACCGCGGGATCGTGGACGACCGGCTGTGGGAGCTGGCCGAGGGCGTGCTCCGCTTCGCCGAGACCGGGACGACCGTGGTCGACGGGGTGCGGCGGATCGTGCCCTCCTACTCCCCCGAGAACACGCCGGGCGGGGCGCGCTCCCCGCTGGCCGTCGACGCGACGATCGACGTCGCGGTGCTGCGGGACGCCGCCCGGGCGACCGCGCTGCTCGGGCGGGCCCGCGGCGACGACTCGCTCGACGAGCGCTGGGCGCGCGTGGTCGCCGAGCTGCCGGAGTACCGCGTGGCGGAGGACGGCACGCTCGCGGAGTGGATCGATCCGCGGTTCTCGGAGGAGATCGCGCACCGGCACGCCTCGCAGCTGTACCCGCTCTGGTACGGGGGCGATGCGGCGTTCGAGGGCGACGGTCCGGCTGCGGTGCGGCTGCGGGCCGCCGCGGCGGCGACGGTGGCGGCGAAGATCGCGTGGCGGGCCGAGGCGCCGACCGCTCCCCCGGGGCGGATGGAGATGGCGTTCGGGCTGGTGCAGGTCGGCACGGCGGCCGCGGCGCTGGGGGATGCGGAGTCGGCGCTGACCTGCGCGGAGTGGCTCGCGGTCGAGCACTGGTCGCCGACGCTGACGACCCGGCACGACGCGGGGCGCATCTTCAACCTCGACGCGAGCGGCGGGCTGCCGGGACTGGTGGCGGCGATGCTGCTCGGGTCGGACGACGGGTCGCTGACGGTGCTCCCGGCGCTGCCGTCGGTGTGGGCGCGCGGTGCGGTGACGGGGCTCCGGGCGCGCGGCGGGCTGGTCGTGGACCGGCTGGAGTGGGAGCCGGGGCGGGCGTCGCTGTGGGTGCGGCGGGTGCCGGGCGTGGAGTGGCTGGCGCCGGCGGGCGGGACGCGGCTGCGGACGCTCCGCGGCGCGGTGCTGCGGGTCGACGGGCGCGAGGTGTCGGGCGGGCTGCCGATCGGCGCGCAGGCGGTGCGCGTGGACGTGGAGTGGCGCGGCTGA
- a CDS encoding alpha-galactosidase, which translates to MQSPRVIHLVADDVSALLTQSGGDLPVLLHWGPRIDASDDDLAGFARTPERTGMDGGSDVPYEPGILPEHSFGWAGLPGLRVHREGAGWSPRLTVDAVSVDGEALAEGAVVQPGSAAVTVEAHDAQAGIGVVLEIVLSPAGLLRTRVSVRNDGTGHLEVIGADPALRIPTEAREILDFSGRWGTEKIPQRHPVVTGSHSRSSRRGRTGLDATTVVAIGTPGFDAADGKVWLCHVGIGGNHEHAVERGDGWLAFRGGELLLPGEVRLASGESYSSPWISGSFGHGLDAAAARFHAYLRGVSRSSLRPRPVTLNVWEAVYFEQDFATLAELADRAAALGVERYVLDDGWFLGRSDDRAGLGDWTPDPVSWPDGLLPLAEHVRGRGMEFGLWVEPEMINEDSDLARAHPDWILRAREELPPRFRFQQVLDLTNPDAFAHILGVLDGLVADLGVAYLKWDHNRDLIDAGHPATGTAAVHEQTLALYRLIDELRERHPELEIESCASGGGRVDLGILERTDRVHTSDNQDPLDRSRMLRWTGLLVPPEMLGSHVASPVNSVTGRTSDLHTRCAIAFLGHFGLEWDLRELDAEEKPVLAGWIAAYREHRGLIATGRVVGGGDSDPDAPSLRGVVATDGSEALYTLVTPALTADSRRRVRLPGLDPRARYRVEAARPGSLGPPWQSPRWLEATVPLDSDAPAPAYSGSLLGEAGLDLPTFHADRAIVLRLVRVDA; encoded by the coding sequence ATGCAATCCCCGAGAGTGATCCATCTCGTCGCCGATGACGTGTCCGCCCTCCTCACTCAGTCGGGAGGTGACCTGCCCGTCCTGCTGCACTGGGGTCCGCGGATCGACGCGAGCGACGACGACCTCGCCGGTTTCGCAAGAACTCCCGAGAGGACGGGGATGGACGGCGGTTCCGACGTGCCCTACGAGCCCGGGATCCTGCCCGAGCACTCCTTCGGCTGGGCCGGTCTGCCCGGCCTCCGGGTGCACCGCGAGGGCGCCGGCTGGTCGCCGCGGCTCACCGTGGACGCCGTCTCGGTGGACGGCGAGGCCCTCGCGGAGGGCGCCGTCGTGCAGCCCGGGAGCGCCGCCGTCACGGTCGAGGCGCACGACGCGCAGGCCGGAATCGGGGTCGTGCTGGAGATCGTTCTCTCACCCGCCGGACTGCTCCGGACCCGCGTCTCCGTCCGGAATGACGGCACCGGGCACCTCGAGGTGATCGGCGCCGACCCCGCCCTCCGGATCCCCACCGAGGCCCGCGAGATCCTGGACTTCTCCGGCCGCTGGGGCACCGAGAAGATCCCGCAGCGCCACCCCGTCGTCACCGGCAGCCACTCGCGCTCCTCGCGGCGCGGCCGCACGGGTCTGGACGCGACGACGGTCGTCGCGATCGGCACCCCCGGCTTCGACGCCGCCGACGGCAAGGTCTGGCTCTGCCACGTCGGCATCGGCGGCAACCACGAGCACGCCGTCGAGCGCGGCGACGGCTGGCTCGCCTTCCGCGGCGGCGAGCTGCTCCTGCCCGGCGAGGTGCGCCTCGCGAGCGGCGAGAGCTACTCCTCCCCCTGGATCTCCGGCAGCTTCGGCCACGGCCTCGACGCCGCCGCCGCCCGCTTCCACGCCTACCTCCGCGGAGTCTCGCGCTCCTCGCTCCGCCCGCGCCCGGTCACCCTCAACGTCTGGGAGGCGGTGTACTTCGAGCAGGACTTCGCGACCCTCGCCGAGCTGGCCGACCGCGCCGCCGCCCTGGGGGTCGAGCGCTACGTGCTCGACGACGGCTGGTTCCTCGGCCGCAGCGACGACCGCGCGGGCCTCGGCGACTGGACGCCCGACCCCGTCTCCTGGCCGGACGGCCTCCTCCCCCTCGCCGAGCACGTCCGCGGCCGGGGCATGGAGTTCGGCCTCTGGGTCGAGCCCGAGATGATCAACGAGGACTCCGACCTCGCCCGCGCGCACCCCGACTGGATCCTGCGCGCCCGGGAGGAGCTGCCGCCGCGCTTCCGGTTCCAGCAGGTGCTCGACCTGACCAACCCGGACGCGTTCGCGCACATCCTCGGTGTGCTCGACGGGCTGGTCGCCGACCTCGGCGTCGCGTACCTGAAGTGGGATCACAACCGCGATCTGATCGATGCGGGGCACCCGGCCACCGGCACCGCCGCTGTGCACGAGCAGACGCTCGCGCTCTACCGGCTGATCGACGAGCTGCGCGAGCGGCACCCCGAGCTCGAGATCGAGAGCTGCGCCTCCGGCGGCGGCCGCGTCGACCTCGGGATCCTCGAGCGCACCGACCGCGTGCACACCTCCGACAACCAGGACCCGCTGGACCGCTCGCGGATGCTGCGCTGGACCGGGCTGCTCGTGCCGCCGGAGATGCTCGGCTCGCACGTCGCCTCGCCGGTCAACTCCGTCACCGGCCGCACCAGCGACCTGCACACCCGCTGCGCCATCGCCTTCCTCGGCCACTTCGGCCTCGAGTGGGACCTCCGCGAGCTGGACGCCGAGGAGAAGCCGGTGCTGGCCGGCTGGATCGCGGCGTACCGCGAGCACCGCGGGCTCATCGCCACCGGGCGGGTCGTCGGCGGCGGCGACTCCGATCCCGACGCGCCGTCGCTGCGCGGCGTCGTCGCGACCGACGGCTCCGAGGCGCTCTACACGCTGGTCACGCCCGCGCTGACGGCGGACTCGCGCCGCCGCGTCCGCCTCCCGGGCCTGGACCCGCGGGCCCGCTACCGCGTCGAGGCCGCGCGCCCCGGCTCGCTCGGCCCGCCCTGGCAGAGCCCGCGCTGGCTGGAGGCGACCGTGCCGCTCGACTCCGACGCCCCGGCCCCCGCTTACTCGGGGAGCCTGCTGGGCGAGGCGGGCCTGGACCTGCCGACCTTCCACGCCGACCGCGCGATCGTCCTGCGGCTCGTCCGCGTCGACGCGTGA
- a CDS encoding beta-L-arabinofuranosidase domain-containing protein: MPLTHPAPHESRLERGVLDARRRLNRDYLLSLTDEGLLQNFRIEAGIGDQGWHLHPSQESREARGLDRHWGWETPGSQLRGHFLGHWLSAAAREVAVTGDPLLRVRIDSVLDGLERCQEENGGGWIWAIPRGYLDRLATGRPIWAPQYAMHKLLMGLVDLHLDLGDERALRMARAATTPLLEWVRGFDDDAFQEILEVETGGMLEVWADLLAITGDPVYAELLERYDRRSLFEGLLAGRDVLTNMHANTTIPEVLGAARAYEVTGDERWRRIVEAYWEQAVVLRGTFCTGGQTSGEIWTPPFEFAARRGEKTQEHCTVYNMIRLADVLLRWTGELAYADYIERNLWNGLLAQQNPRTGMVAYFLPLEGGARKDWGSPTEDFWCCHGTLVQAHTRHSGLVFYRGGDAELTIAQHVDASVRVATAAGEAAVRVEVLDNAGYVGPDANAGAAGDAHRPSASRIRIEVESAEGVALQVRIRVPEWTVGEPGVAGDSAHVERLDGALLLTHPGGRTGVDLAFGTEIRAVPIPDEPGTVAFVEGPVVLAGLVDREVSLRGRLEDAPALLAPDNERQWTQWLRGYRTFGQPAAIRFRPLHEVVDEPFSLYFPVSAGS, encoded by the coding sequence ATGCCGCTGACCCACCCGGCCCCGCACGAGTCCCGCCTGGAGCGCGGGGTGCTCGACGCCCGGCGGCGGCTCAACCGCGACTACCTGCTCTCGCTGACCGACGAGGGGCTGCTGCAGAACTTCCGCATCGAGGCCGGGATCGGCGACCAGGGCTGGCACCTGCACCCGTCCCAGGAGTCGCGCGAGGCCCGCGGTCTCGACCGGCACTGGGGCTGGGAGACGCCGGGCTCGCAGCTGCGCGGCCACTTCCTCGGCCACTGGCTCTCCGCCGCGGCGCGCGAGGTCGCGGTCACCGGCGACCCGCTGCTCCGCGTCCGGATCGACTCCGTGCTCGACGGCCTCGAGCGCTGCCAGGAGGAGAACGGCGGCGGCTGGATCTGGGCGATCCCGCGCGGCTACCTCGACCGCCTGGCGACCGGCCGCCCGATCTGGGCGCCGCAGTACGCGATGCACAAGCTGCTGATGGGCCTGGTCGACCTGCACCTCGACCTCGGCGACGAGCGGGCGCTCCGGATGGCCCGGGCGGCGACGACCCCGCTGCTGGAGTGGGTCCGCGGCTTCGACGACGACGCGTTCCAGGAGATCCTCGAGGTCGAGACCGGCGGCATGCTCGAGGTCTGGGCCGACCTCCTCGCGATCACCGGCGACCCCGTCTACGCGGAGCTGCTCGAGCGCTACGACCGCCGCTCGCTCTTCGAGGGCCTGCTCGCGGGCCGCGACGTGCTCACCAACATGCACGCCAACACCACGATCCCCGAGGTGCTCGGCGCCGCCCGCGCCTACGAGGTCACCGGCGACGAGCGCTGGCGGCGGATCGTCGAGGCCTACTGGGAGCAGGCGGTCGTCCTCCGCGGCACCTTCTGCACCGGCGGCCAGACCTCGGGCGAGATCTGGACGCCGCCGTTCGAGTTCGCCGCCCGCCGCGGTGAGAAGACGCAGGAGCACTGCACGGTCTACAACATGATCCGGCTGGCCGACGTGCTGCTGCGCTGGACCGGCGAGCTCGCCTACGCCGACTACATCGAGCGCAACCTCTGGAACGGCCTGCTCGCCCAGCAGAACCCGAGGACCGGGATGGTCGCCTACTTCCTCCCGCTGGAGGGCGGCGCCCGCAAGGACTGGGGCAGCCCGACCGAGGACTTCTGGTGCTGCCACGGCACGCTGGTGCAGGCGCACACCCGCCACTCCGGGCTCGTCTTCTACCGCGGCGGCGACGCCGAGCTGACGATCGCGCAGCACGTCGACGCGAGCGTCCGCGTGGCGACCGCCGCGGGCGAGGCGGCCGTGCGGGTCGAGGTGCTCGACAACGCCGGCTACGTGGGCCCGGACGCGAACGCGGGGGCCGCGGGCGACGCGCATCGGCCCTCCGCCTCGCGGATCCGCATCGAGGTGGAGTCGGCGGAGGGGGTCGCGCTGCAGGTGCGGATCCGGGTGCCGGAGTGGACCGTCGGCGAGCCGGGCGTCGCGGGCGACTCCGCGCACGTCGAGCGCCTCGACGGCGCGCTCCTGCTGACGCACCCCGGAGGCCGCACCGGCGTCGACCTCGCCTTCGGCACCGAGATCCGCGCCGTGCCGATCCCGGACGAGCCCGGCACCGTCGCGTTCGTCGAGGGGCCGGTCGTGCTGGCCGGCCTCGTCGACCGCGAGGTGAGCCTCCGCGGCCGCCTCGAGGACGCTCCCGCGCTGCTCGCCCCCGACAACGAGCGGCAGTGGACCCAGTGGCTCCGCGGCTACCGCACCTTCGGCCAGCCCGCCGCGATCCGCTTCCGGCCTCTGCACGAGGTCGTCGACGAACCCTTCTCGCTCTACTTCCCGGTCTCGGCCGGGAGCTGA
- a CDS encoding MFS transporter: protein MTASTTTASATRAMPRGRLLLPIFAMLVGFGPLTIDLVLPFLPTLQDDLGVSVATAQLVVTGATFGFAAGQLISGPLSDAVGRKWPLGVSAALHIAASLVAAMTSDTAVLLSARFVQGAACTAAGVVVTAIVRDLYSGKRLVTMLANLAVIVSVFPILVPSVGAQLTKVIDWRGSFLAVAAWGALATVIALLVLPETLPRERRHQGGLGPSLRNSFGMLRRPRVLALAAASAAGWSVGFAYLATAPFLYTNVYAVGPDLYGLLFLVTSLVTIAVGQTTGRVIVPRFGPRFAMFASAIVTGVGAVVVAVLALTGTQPLLVVVGALTFALAGRSLGFAPVQYLSLQGPSSEAGSVTAILGTVSFTAAGLVMPVMGAWAEISLIPFAILLLVAALVEGGVALLFRPGSRRFDPGARRLEDEPGPAESTSPADEKH from the coding sequence ATGACCGCCTCCACCACCACCGCTTCCGCCACTCGCGCGATGCCCCGCGGCCGGCTGCTGCTGCCGATCTTCGCGATGCTGGTCGGCTTCGGGCCGCTCACCATCGACCTGGTGCTGCCCTTCCTGCCGACGCTGCAGGACGACCTCGGCGTCTCGGTCGCGACCGCCCAGCTGGTCGTCACCGGCGCGACCTTCGGCTTCGCGGCCGGCCAGCTGATCTCCGGTCCGCTCAGCGACGCGGTCGGCCGCAAGTGGCCGCTCGGCGTCTCGGCGGCCCTGCACATCGCGGCGAGCCTCGTCGCGGCGATGACCTCGGACACGGCGGTGCTGCTCTCGGCCCGCTTCGTCCAGGGCGCCGCCTGCACCGCGGCCGGCGTGGTCGTCACCGCGATCGTCCGCGACCTCTACAGCGGCAAGCGGCTCGTGACGATGCTCGCGAACCTCGCCGTGATCGTCTCGGTCTTCCCGATCCTGGTGCCCTCCGTCGGCGCGCAGCTGACCAAGGTGATCGACTGGCGCGGCTCCTTCCTCGCGGTCGCCGCCTGGGGAGCGCTCGCCACCGTGATCGCGCTGCTGGTGCTGCCCGAGACGCTGCCCCGCGAGCGGCGGCACCAGGGCGGGCTCGGCCCGTCGCTGCGGAACTCGTTCGGGATGCTGAGGCGGCCGCGGGTGCTGGCGCTCGCCGCCGCGTCCGCCGCCGGCTGGTCGGTCGGCTTCGCCTACCTGGCGACGGCGCCGTTCCTCTACACCAACGTCTACGCGGTGGGGCCGGACCTCTACGGGCTGCTGTTCCTGGTCACCTCGCTCGTGACGATCGCGGTCGGGCAGACGACCGGCCGGGTGATCGTGCCGCGGTTCGGTCCCCGGTTCGCGATGTTCGCGTCGGCGATCGTCACGGGTGTCGGCGCCGTGGTGGTCGCGGTGCTCGCCCTCACCGGGACGCAGCCGCTGCTGGTCGTCGTCGGCGCGCTGACCTTCGCGCTCGCGGGGCGCTCGCTCGGCTTCGCGCCGGTGCAGTACCTCTCGCTCCAGGGCCCGTCGAGCGAGGCGGGCAGCGTCACCGCGATCCTCGGCACGGTCAGCTTCACCGCGGCCGGCCTGGTGATGCCGGTGATGGGCGCGTGGGCCGAGATCTCGCTGATCCCGTTCGCGATCCTCCTGCTCGTCGCGGCGCTCGTCGAGGGCGGCGTCGCGCTGCTGTTCCGGCCGGGCTCGCGGCGCTTCGATCCGGGCGCGCGGCGGCTCGAGGACGAGCCGGGGCCGGCGGAGTCGACCAGCCCCGCGGACGAGAAGCACTGA
- the araA gene encoding L-arabinose isomerase: protein MTRSIIPDLATRTVWFLTGSQDLYGEDTLRQVAEQSQAVVAQLNESSDIPVTIEWKPVLKSSDAIRRTMIEANSDDSVVGVITWMHTFSPSKMWIHGFDALAKPLLHFHTQANVALPWQDIDFDFMNLNQAAHGDREHGYILSRMSVPRKTVVGHASDARVTESIGIWSRAAAGWSASQSMKVARFGDNMRNVAVTEGDKTEAEIRLGVSVNTWGVNELVERVDAATDADIDALVAEYVESYDVVPELLPGGERHESLRYGAAVEIGLRSFLEEGGFEAFTDSFEDLGGLRQLPGLAVQRLMADGYGFGGEGDWKTAVLIRIAAVMGAGLPGGTSLMEDYTYDMTPGEELILGAHMLEVSPSLSSKRASLEIHPLGIGGREDPVRLVFTADAGDAVVVALSDVRERFRLVANKVTTVEPPQTLPHLPVGRAVWQPAPDFGTSAAAWITAGAAHHTVMTTQIGLEAWEDFARIAGVELLVIDESTTLRGFEADIRSNAAYYRLAQGL from the coding sequence ATGACCCGCAGCATCATCCCCGACCTCGCGACCCGCACCGTCTGGTTCCTCACCGGCAGCCAGGACCTCTACGGCGAGGACACCCTCCGCCAGGTCGCCGAGCAGTCGCAGGCCGTCGTCGCGCAGCTGAACGAGTCCAGCGACATCCCCGTCACGATCGAGTGGAAGCCGGTGCTGAAGAGCTCCGACGCGATCCGCCGCACGATGATCGAGGCGAACTCCGACGACTCCGTCGTGGGCGTCATCACCTGGATGCACACCTTCAGCCCCTCGAAGATGTGGATCCACGGCTTCGACGCGCTCGCCAAGCCGCTGCTGCACTTCCACACCCAGGCGAACGTGGCCCTGCCGTGGCAGGACATCGACTTCGACTTCATGAACCTCAACCAGGCCGCGCACGGCGACCGCGAGCACGGCTACATCCTCAGCCGGATGAGCGTGCCGCGGAAGACAGTCGTCGGCCACGCCAGCGACGCCCGCGTCACCGAGTCGATCGGCATCTGGTCGCGCGCCGCGGCCGGCTGGTCGGCGTCGCAGAGCATGAAGGTCGCCCGCTTCGGCGACAACATGCGCAACGTCGCCGTCACCGAGGGCGACAAGACCGAGGCCGAGATCCGCCTCGGCGTCAGCGTCAACACCTGGGGCGTGAACGAGCTCGTCGAGCGCGTGGACGCCGCGACGGACGCCGACATCGACGCGCTGGTCGCGGAGTACGTCGAGAGCTACGACGTGGTGCCCGAGCTGCTCCCCGGCGGCGAGCGCCACGAGTCGCTCCGCTACGGGGCGGCGGTCGAGATCGGCCTGCGCTCCTTCCTGGAGGAGGGCGGCTTCGAGGCGTTCACCGACAGCTTCGAGGACCTCGGCGGGCTGCGTCAGCTCCCGGGCCTCGCCGTGCAGCGCCTGATGGCCGACGGCTACGGCTTCGGCGGCGAGGGCGACTGGAAGACCGCCGTCCTCATCCGCATCGCCGCGGTGATGGGCGCCGGCCTGCCCGGCGGCACCAGCCTGATGGAGGACTACACCTACGACATGACGCCCGGCGAGGAGCTCATCCTCGGCGCGCACATGCTCGAGGTGTCGCCGTCGCTGTCGTCGAAGCGCGCGTCGCTCGAGATCCACCCGCTGGGCATCGGCGGCCGTGAGGACCCGGTGCGCCTGGTCTTCACCGCCGACGCCGGCGACGCGGTCGTCGTCGCGCTGAGCGACGTGCGCGAGCGCTTCCGCCTGGTCGCGAACAAGGTGACCACCGTCGAGCCGCCGCAGACGCTGCCGCACCTGCCGGTCGGCCGTGCCGTCTGGCAGCCCGCCCCCGACTTCGGCACCAGCGCCGCGGCCTGGATCACGGCCGGCGCCGCGCACCACACCGTCATGACGACGCAGATCGGCCTGGAGGCGTGGGAGGACTTCGCCCGCATCGCCGGCGTCGAGCTCCTCGTCATCGACGAGTCGACCACCCTCCGCGGCTTCGAGGCCGACATCCGCTCGAACGCGGCGTACTACCGCCTGGCGCAGGGGCTGTAG
- a CDS encoding sugar phosphate isomerase/epimerase family protein, producing the protein MTRPITLFTGQWADLPFEEVARLAGEWGYDGLEIACWGDHIDVARWDDAEYVQSRKDILEKNGLQVFAISNHLTGQAVCDDPIDARHRDILSDRVWGDGDPEGVRQRAAQDLKDTARFAAALGVKQVNGFSGSSIWKGVAMFPPASDEWIAAGYQDFADRFNPILDVFEEVGVRYGLEVHPSEIAYDYWTAKRTLEAIGHRTSFGFNFDPSHFVWQQLDSVAFILDFAEHIFHVHVKESIANLDGRNGVLGSHLPWANPRRGWTFVSTGHGAVPWEPVFRALNAIGYTGPTSVEWEDAGMDRLDGAPEALAFVRKLNAITPPADAFDAAFSTSR; encoded by the coding sequence ATGACGCGACCGATCACCCTCTTCACCGGCCAGTGGGCAGACCTCCCGTTCGAGGAGGTGGCCCGTCTCGCCGGCGAGTGGGGCTACGACGGCCTCGAGATCGCCTGCTGGGGCGACCACATCGACGTCGCCCGCTGGGACGACGCGGAGTACGTGCAGAGCCGGAAGGACATCCTCGAGAAGAACGGCCTCCAGGTCTTCGCGATCTCGAACCACCTCACCGGCCAGGCCGTCTGCGACGACCCGATCGACGCACGCCACCGCGACATCCTCAGCGACCGCGTCTGGGGCGACGGCGACCCCGAGGGCGTCCGCCAGCGGGCCGCGCAGGACCTCAAGGACACCGCCCGCTTCGCCGCCGCGCTCGGCGTGAAGCAGGTCAACGGCTTCTCCGGCTCGTCGATCTGGAAGGGCGTGGCGATGTTCCCGCCCGCGTCCGACGAGTGGATCGCCGCCGGCTACCAGGACTTCGCCGACCGCTTCAACCCGATCCTCGACGTCTTCGAGGAGGTCGGCGTCCGCTACGGCCTCGAGGTGCACCCGAGCGAGATCGCCTACGACTACTGGACCGCCAAGCGCACCCTCGAGGCGATCGGCCACCGGACGTCCTTCGGCTTCAACTTCGACCCGTCGCACTTCGTCTGGCAGCAGCTCGACAGCGTCGCGTTCATCCTCGACTTCGCCGAGCACATCTTCCACGTGCACGTGAAGGAGTCGATCGCCAACCTCGACGGCCGCAACGGCGTCCTCGGCTCGCATCTGCCCTGGGCCAACCCGCGCCGCGGCTGGACCTTCGTCTCGACCGGCCACGGCGCCGTCCCGTGGGAGCCCGTCTTCCGCGCCCTCAACGCGATCGGCTACACCGGCCCGACCAGCGTCGAGTGGGAGGACGCCGGCATGGACCGCCTCGACGGCGCCCCCGAGGCCCTCGCCTTCGTCCGCAAGCTCAACGCGATCACGCCCCCGGCCGACGCCTTCGACGCGGCCTTCTCCACCTCCCGCTGA